From the genome of Papaver somniferum cultivar HN1 unplaced genomic scaffold, ASM357369v1 unplaced-scaffold_75, whole genome shotgun sequence, one region includes:
- the LOC113344246 gene encoding protein DETOXIFICATION 33-like: MGNEDLKNPLLHGEEPDIDEIKNFGQFCKEAKVENRKLWSLAAPAIFTYVVQYSLGGLTQVFAGHLTTLELDAFSTENMVIAGLAFGIMLGMGSALETLCGQAFGAGKLHMLGVYMQRSWIILNTMCLCILPLYIWAEPILKFFGQNDEIAALAGRFSLYMIPQLFAYGFNFPIQKFLQSQSKIKTMAWVSAATVVFHLGFKVSLLDNSQL; the protein is encoded by the exons ATGGGCAACGAGGATTTGAAGAATCCGTTGCTACATGGTGAAGAACCGGATATAGACGAAATCAAGAATTTTGGTCAATTCTGTAAGGAAGCTAAGGTCGAGAACAGAAAGCTATGGAGCTTAGCTGCGCCTGCCATCTTTACTTACGTCGTTCAATACTCACTTGGAGGATTGACACAAGTGTTTGCCGGACATCTTACTACGCTTGAACTCGATGCTTTTTCTACTGAGAACATGGTCATTGCAGGACTCGCTTTCGGAATTATG CTAGGGATGGGGAGTGCATTAGAAACCTTATGTGGTCAAGCATTTGGAGCAGGAAAATTACATATGTTAGGAGTGTATATGCAACGTTCATGGATCATACTCAATACAATGTGTTTATGTATATTACCGCTCTACATTTGGGCAGAACCGATCTTGAAATTCTTTGGACAAAATGACGAAATTGCGGCCCTAGCTGGGAGGTTTTCGCTATACATGATTCCTCAATTGTTTGCGTATGGCTTTAATTTTCCAATACAAAAATTCTTACAATCACAAAGCAAAATTAAGACCATGGCTTGGGTATCTGCAGCAACAGTTGTTTTCCATTTAGGGTTTAAGGTTTCCTTATTAGACAACAGCCAATTGTAA